The Sorangiineae bacterium MSr11367 genome window below encodes:
- a CDS encoding insulinase family protein, giving the protein MSTARAKWIEALNTGDVSKITFEGVVPFGGGEVLRYRLENGLQVRLLVDRSAPVVTYFTWFGVGSRHEKLGKTGLAHLFEHLMFNETESLKAGEFDRKLEENGAESNAATWLDWTYYYESLPADRLSLAVELESDRMAHLVLREPQVASEKEVVANERRFRVDDDIEGAASELLYKTAYTVHPYHWPTIGWMEDIQNFTPEDCESFYRTYYAPNNALVVICGDIKEKDVLAKIQKAYGPIPSSEIPLENTHPEPPQLEERRVAVRKPTPTEKLYIGFHGPALGDADHVHLTVLNEILFGGRASRLYRALVIEKEFVSDLRGWVATFRDPGLYELHFTARPGKTAADIEGVLARELERAKTEPISDDELVRAKARLELSTLQSMETMSGKAEQIGFYETVLGDASVSFRRLEDYRRTTAGDVLRAARRYLVDRARTTIHVQPEEAATSVEAAE; this is encoded by the coding sequence GTGAGCACAGCACGAGCGAAGTGGATCGAAGCGCTTAACACGGGAGACGTGTCGAAAATCACGTTCGAGGGGGTGGTACCCTTCGGCGGGGGCGAGGTTCTGCGGTATCGGCTGGAAAATGGGCTGCAGGTGCGGCTCCTGGTCGACCGCAGCGCGCCGGTGGTGACCTATTTCACATGGTTCGGTGTGGGCTCGCGCCACGAAAAGCTCGGAAAAACCGGGCTGGCGCACCTCTTCGAGCACCTGATGTTCAACGAGACCGAATCGCTCAAAGCGGGCGAGTTCGATCGCAAGCTGGAAGAGAACGGCGCCGAGTCGAACGCCGCCACGTGGCTCGACTGGACGTATTACTACGAGAGCCTGCCGGCGGACCGCCTGTCACTCGCGGTGGAGCTGGAGAGCGACCGCATGGCGCACCTGGTGTTGCGCGAGCCGCAGGTCGCCAGCGAGAAAGAAGTGGTCGCCAACGAGCGCCGGTTCCGCGTCGACGACGACATCGAGGGCGCAGCCAGCGAGCTGCTGTACAAAACGGCGTATACGGTGCACCCGTACCACTGGCCAACCATCGGCTGGATGGAAGACATTCAGAACTTCACGCCGGAAGATTGCGAATCATTTTATCGCACGTATTACGCGCCGAACAATGCGCTGGTCGTGATTTGCGGCGATATCAAAGAGAAGGACGTCCTCGCGAAGATTCAAAAGGCGTACGGGCCGATTCCGAGTTCGGAGATCCCCCTCGAGAATACGCACCCCGAGCCGCCGCAACTCGAAGAGCGCCGGGTGGCGGTGCGCAAGCCGACGCCGACGGAGAAGCTTTACATCGGATTCCACGGCCCCGCGCTGGGCGATGCCGATCATGTCCATCTGACGGTGCTCAACGAGATTCTCTTCGGCGGGCGCGCGTCGCGTCTCTATCGGGCGCTGGTCATCGAGAAGGAATTCGTGAGCGATCTTCGCGGCTGGGTGGCCACCTTCCGCGATCCGGGGTTGTACGAATTGCACTTCACCGCGCGGCCGGGCAAAACGGCGGCGGACATCGAGGGCGTGTTGGCGCGGGAGCTGGAGCGGGCGAAGACGGAGCCCATTTCCGATGACGAATTGGTGCGCGCCAAGGCGCGACTGGAGCTATCGACGTTGCAATCGATGGAGACGATGAGCGGCAAGGCCGAGCAAATCGGCTTTTACGAGACGGTGCTCGGGGACGCGTCGGTGAGCTTCCGGCGCCTCGAAGACTACCGCCGCACCACCGCGGGGGACGTGCTGCGCGCAGCGCGCCGTTACTTGGTCGACCGCGCCCGCACGACGATTCACGTGCAGCCGGAAGAAGCGGCGACGAGCGTGGAGGCGGCAGAATGA
- a CDS encoding insulinase family protein — MTTRIELEGGTLLFVEESHAIPLVEVVVSTRSGSAHDSVEKQGLFRTMLGMFRRGARDLTSHQIEDALDRLGSEISLDVNASISTMYGQVIERNLAPFIELFSTLLESPSFPEDEFGRLKREIVADLIGARDNDRALAQRAFRRGVFRDHPYSRSAAGTIPGVESLTTDDARAQYRKHFVKGNLVIGFSGDISLEAAERYARRIIRDVPDGPRLQDPVPPPSPIPGRRLVFVDKPERTQTQIVIGQLGTSPHDEDHIPLTVANAVFGGTFTSRLMREVRSKRGWSYGASSRLGIDRQRHSFAMVTFPAATDAAACIALQLELFTDLVEKGITTRELAFIKRYLARSYAFEIDTASKRLHQALDVDLLGLPADYYSGYVAHVEAVTLEQANGALKNRLTTRDFLVSIVGTASEIEAKVREAIPELGTHDVVPFDRD, encoded by the coding sequence ATGACCACACGCATCGAGCTCGAAGGGGGCACGCTGCTCTTCGTCGAAGAGAGCCACGCGATTCCGCTGGTCGAGGTAGTCGTTTCCACGCGAAGCGGCTCGGCGCACGACTCCGTGGAGAAGCAGGGGCTTTTCCGCACCATGCTGGGCATGTTCCGCCGCGGGGCGCGGGATCTGACGTCGCACCAGATCGAAGATGCGCTGGACCGATTGGGGAGCGAAATCTCGCTCGACGTGAATGCGTCGATCTCGACGATGTACGGCCAGGTCATCGAGCGCAATCTGGCGCCGTTCATCGAGCTGTTCTCGACGTTGCTCGAGTCGCCGTCGTTCCCCGAGGACGAGTTCGGGCGCTTGAAGCGCGAAATCGTGGCCGATCTGATCGGGGCACGCGACAACGACCGGGCGCTCGCCCAGCGTGCTTTCCGCCGCGGGGTGTTTCGCGATCATCCGTATTCCCGCTCGGCAGCGGGGACGATTCCAGGTGTGGAGTCGCTGACCACGGACGATGCGCGGGCGCAGTACCGCAAGCACTTCGTCAAAGGAAACCTGGTCATCGGCTTCTCCGGCGACATTTCGCTGGAGGCGGCCGAGAGGTATGCGCGGCGCATCATCCGCGACGTCCCCGATGGGCCGCGGCTCCAGGATCCGGTTCCCCCGCCCTCGCCCATTCCGGGGCGGCGCCTGGTGTTCGTGGACAAGCCGGAGCGCACGCAGACGCAAATCGTGATTGGCCAATTGGGCACGTCGCCCCACGACGAGGATCATATTCCGCTCACGGTCGCCAATGCGGTGTTCGGCGGCACCTTCACGTCGCGCTTGATGCGCGAGGTGCGGTCGAAGCGGGGCTGGTCCTACGGTGCCTCGTCGCGCCTCGGCATCGACCGGCAGCGGCATTCGTTCGCCATGGTCACCTTCCCTGCGGCCACCGATGCCGCGGCGTGCATTGCCTTGCAGCTGGAGCTCTTCACCGACCTCGTCGAAAAAGGCATCACCACCCGCGAGCTCGCCTTCATCAAGCGCTACCTCGCCCGGTCCTACGCCTTCGAGATCGACACCGCGAGCAAGCGGCTGCACCAGGCCCTCGACGTCGATCTCCTCGGCCTCCCCGCGGACTACTACTCCGGCTACGTCGCCCACGTGGAAGCCGTCACCTTGGAACAGGCCAACGGCGCCTTGAAGAACCGCCTCACGACGCGCGACTTTCTCGTCTCCATCGTGGGCACGGCCTCCGAGATCGAAGCCAAGGTCCGCGAAGCGATTCCCGAACTCGGCACGCACGACGTCGTGCCGTTCGACCGCGATTAG
- a CDS encoding ATP-grasp domain-containing protein — protein MSALFEKVLIANRGEIARRVIRTCRRLGIKTVAVHSEADANAPHVHEADEAVLLGPPPPKDSYLNRDALLAAIEKTGARAVHPGYGFLSENSDFARRVAERGVTFIGPSPDVLDAFGDKMKARHVALAAGTRPVPGTDEPIAIDTPEGVAEAKGVAARVGYPVIVKAVGGGGGIGMQIVREEAGMERALKSCSDRGKASFADARVYLERYVQEPRHIEVQVLCDAHGHAYALGERECSMQRRHQKILEESPSPAAFFQGEEGAKRRADLFEAALRVVKSVGYVGAGTCEFIADASGDLFFLEVNARLQVEHPVTEMVLGLDLVELQLRIAAGEPLPDLSRVRPEGHAIEVRVYAEDPKKGFIPKPGAIDELVWAGGVGDAQTRALRIESGVAAGSKVTPFYDPMVAKIVAWGADREASIAELARALAGTKIAPCFTNVAFLQAILESPEFRSGRYDTSLAEVLAKRV, from the coding sequence ATGTCCGCCCTTTTCGAGAAGGTGCTCATCGCGAACCGCGGTGAGATTGCGCGTCGCGTTATCCGAACCTGCCGCCGTCTGGGCATCAAGACGGTGGCCGTGCACTCGGAGGCCGACGCAAACGCGCCGCACGTGCACGAGGCCGACGAGGCGGTGCTCTTGGGCCCGCCGCCGCCGAAGGACTCGTATTTGAATCGTGATGCACTGCTCGCCGCCATCGAGAAGACGGGCGCGCGGGCGGTGCATCCGGGCTACGGCTTTTTGAGCGAAAATTCCGACTTTGCGCGTCGCGTGGCCGAGCGTGGCGTGACCTTCATCGGCCCGTCCCCCGACGTGCTCGACGCCTTTGGCGACAAGATGAAGGCGCGTCACGTCGCCCTCGCCGCGGGCACGCGCCCGGTGCCGGGCACCGACGAGCCGATCGCGATCGACACGCCCGAGGGCGTGGCCGAGGCCAAGGGTGTGGCCGCGCGCGTGGGGTATCCGGTCATCGTCAAAGCCGTCGGCGGCGGTGGTGGCATCGGGATGCAAATCGTGCGCGAGGAAGCGGGCATGGAGCGCGCGCTGAAGTCGTGCTCGGACCGGGGCAAGGCCTCGTTCGCGGACGCGCGCGTCTACTTGGAGCGCTACGTTCAGGAGCCGCGCCACATCGAGGTGCAGGTGCTCTGCGACGCGCACGGCCACGCGTACGCGCTGGGCGAGCGCGAGTGCAGCATGCAGCGCCGTCACCAGAAGATTCTCGAGGAGTCACCGTCGCCGGCGGCCTTTTTCCAAGGCGAGGAGGGCGCCAAGCGCCGCGCGGATCTCTTCGAGGCCGCGCTGCGCGTGGTGAAGAGCGTCGGTTACGTGGGCGCGGGGACGTGCGAGTTCATCGCCGACGCCTCGGGCGATCTGTTCTTCCTGGAGGTGAATGCGCGCCTGCAGGTCGAGCACCCCGTCACCGAGATGGTGCTCGGTCTCGACCTGGTGGAACTGCAGCTGCGCATCGCCGCCGGCGAGCCGCTGCCGGATCTCTCGCGCGTGCGTCCCGAGGGCCACGCCATCGAGGTGCGTGTCTACGCGGAAGATCCGAAGAAGGGATTCATCCCCAAGCCGGGCGCCATCGACGAGTTGGTCTGGGCCGGCGGCGTGGGCGACGCCCAAACACGCGCCCTGCGCATCGAATCCGGCGTGGCCGCCGGCTCGAAGGTCACGCCGTTCTACGATCCGATGGTGGCCAAAATCGTCGCCTGGGGCGCCGACCGCGAAGCCTCCATCGCGGAGCTCGCACGCGCTTTGGCCGGGACGAAAATCGCCCCCTGCTTCACCAACGTGGCCTTCCTCCAGGCCATCCTCGAGAGCCCCGAATTCCGCTCGGGCCGCTACGACACCTCCCTCGCCGAGGTTCTCGCCAAGCGCGTCTAA